A stretch of DNA from Thunnus thynnus chromosome 16, fThuThy2.1, whole genome shotgun sequence:
CATTGTTTGGTGGTAGTTGTCAATAATATCTGGAGGATGGACTGTCGGGGAGTTCTGCCTGCGATAGCCGCCGCTTGCTTCCTAGGTAAGGTCTATAATCTTGTATTATTATGGGTGGGAAAAAGCAATATTCttacaaaatgttataaatatacattatcCCTGTTTATTATGGAGCTATTATAATACATAACATGGAATAAGTCATCGCTGAGGATCACAGTCCCAACTGGAGTAACCTTAAGCAAGAACTATAAGCTTATTAATAGATTTTTGCTTGTGGACTGGAGGCTGCTTTTGCACATTGTGAGAACATTTTgagtgcaataaaaaaaaagatgcatgaACAAAGACTACATTTGGAGATTTGTATGTTAGGAATGCTTTATAAATTCAAGTACACAAGTTGTTTTCCTTGTAGTTAAGATCATTACTATTGAAAAGCAGATTTCTcagcacacatttcacaacaactgtatttttcatgtctgtgccCAAAACTTCATAACAAACTTTAATCTGGAAAATCACTATAAAAATGACTTACTGTGTTTCTGTCGTAATTGATAATTGTATTAATCTTATTTTACATCATTGCATCTTGCTGTGGCGCCACTTTAATCTCTTTTTATTGGGATCATTTTGCAGACATTTATATCATAACCCTCCAAACTTCAGGATTACAGCAGTTCTTTCCGCCAGTTTAACAGAGGCTTATGTCTAAAAGTTTGAAATAGGGATGTTGCCAACCCTGCTGAGACTGAACTAGAGCAATCACATGACCCCCTTTCTGAATAATTGCATTTCATGAGGAAGATGGCTCCTATTCAAGAAAGCACTTAAGCACATGGCTAATGTGATTACTAGCACAATATGGGCTCTGTTTTACAGATGTGCTCTTACCTGTTGCCCCCATTCTCTCAGTGGTGATGTTGAATGTTATATCTTAGATTTTTGAAGAGTGATTTAAGATATCACAGTGACACCGTTATAGCTTAATAAAGAAGTTctcttttatataaaataatacatgcaGGGCCAGCATGTGACATAGACCAACCAGGCAACCGCAGAGGGCCCTCATGCATCTGCAAagcttttagttttgtttttcatacttTAGTTGTGTTTACAAGTCTAGATTCTTGTCTGAAGACCATAACAGAGGAAGATCTATTTTGGTGATATGTATTTCACGCATTCATTCCCCTGCCTAAGCGGTACAGTGTGTGAAATTATGAGCAAAAACAACTCAAACGCAACATTTCAGAGAGATCGAGTGAACAAGAGATAGAAAAATCAAAGGCACGTGATTGAGCCACATAGATTTTGGACTGATATTGTATTGATAGTGAAGCAATGATTGGGGGCTAAGATGTGGAGAGGGGGCCCAGTATTTGTCTTTTGTGCTTCCACTGTTGTGTTAAACATTTGGCATCAGACAACACAGTCCAAAGACCGCAGAGAGATTGCATGAATTTTTCAAGAGGTCACCTACCGGTCAAATCAATAATTCACTTGCATTAAGCATTTTGAGCAAATGAAACAGTCgtgttttatatcattctcTTCCAGGCATGGTGGTGAGCCAGACCACACTCACGCCCGCTGTAGTGAACACCACTCTCATTGAGAATGTGACCGGTCTGACTGTAACTCCCGTGATTCTCAGCAGCACGACCCCCGGCTGCTTTGCATTCAACACTTCTACTTGTGAGCCCTGTGCACCAGGATCCCAGTACGACAACAGTGAGTCAGTGATGGTGTCATCTGACATGAAACcactcttttgtgtgtgtgtgtgtgtgtgatggttgATCACagagacattttaattttttaggATCTTACAGTAACTCTGTCTCACATACTAGATCCtgtctgaaaagaaaatgtcttaCTACAGTGGTTAAAAATGTAAGAACAGATAATACAGTCTAAGCTCAGATCCTCTGCCTTTCCCCAGACACCCTGCTGTGCGTGTGTTGTCCTGACCCCGGGCTCTGTCTATTTCCTGGAGCCTGCCTACCGTGCAACAAAGGCTTCTATCAGTCAATGGCtggacagcagcagtgtttgcCCTGCGACCGCGGCTTCTACACAAAGTAAGGATGGAGGTATTGCCaacatacttttttaaaaatgcaaaacatttcttCTATTCTAATGTAGTTCACCGGTCTATTTCTTGTATATCTACCACTACTGTACAGTTTCACTGGAAGTCCATTATGTCACCCCTGCCCTCCTGGATCCTTCAGTAATAACACTGGTGGAGAAAGTTGCACAAGTTGTTCACCAGGTGCGTTTATTTAAGCCGCAGACAAAAATTAGTAGTAGTGTTGTAACTCAATAACTTGTGAATTTAATTTAGACTGAAACAACAGTTTGCTTGTAGTCAGAAATGAGACCTATATATTTAAAATTCCTTCCAGTGTTAGTGTGTTGCTGTACAGTGCTGTATGTTATAAAATATCCCCTGGCAGCCTAACTGACCTCTGATAACTGTTCAAATCAATTATCTACTAAATACATTCTCCAATAAAAGGAAGTTAAGCTTGCTAATGAGCTTATGAGCTACCTACGTAGATGTATCGCTATTAATAATCATTGAATGAcctgaatacattttcaaaacttGAGAGAAAACAGGACTCACAGTTATTGAGttattctctgtctgtctttctgtctgtcttgcaGGTTTCTTTTCATCAGAGCAGAGTTCCACTTCATGTGCACCATGTACACAAGGAAGCTTTTGCAAGTAACTTGCACTTGAATGTCACTGGGTTTTGACAtctatttctgttgtttcttttgttgtttggaACTAGGATTCAGAAATCAGTGAGGAACTTTCATAACTATCTCTGTTTGGAAAATCACTCAACCAGATCGAACATCACATGTTTCCATCCCATGGTTCTGCTTTGCCAGCATAgatgcacccacacacacacacacacacacacacacacacacacgcatgcacacacacatacacacacacacacacacactcaaccagTTGCACAGTTACCGCTTCAATTAATCAGCAGTTGGCATGAAAATTTAAGCAGCATGTATGATCATGTCTTGGCGGATATTAATGCTGCTTATGCAGTCGAACTGGAATTGGAAATGTAAGATGGTGTGTCATCTTCGATCAAACTGAGGGAGTGAAGAAGGAAGGAGTGAAGGAGCAGCAGTTAACCTGAGCTCCTCCCTCATATCTGAGCTCATACacgctgtaaaaaaaaaacagatttaagcATCTTGTATCTGTAATGTCAGTCAAAGCTCAGACTTGTAGGTGAGGGTTGGAAGCTCTTCACCAAAAAAAAGTCTCATAACCTCTTAGAAACCAACAAAAACTCTTCTCCATGACCTCCCACAGCTGAGTTCTTTCTCTGTGCCAACAAAAACTGCAGGTACTCtggccacagagactgcttctGGTATGCCAGTACCTCTTCAAGTGAGGGGAAGAGTCATATGATTTTGCCAAGCCCCAAAAAGCCTGTCTCCTGCACGGCTGGCATCCATCAGCAAGTTCTTGGGTTGCTGCCACAACAAGCAACAATGTCCTTCTGGCCACAGCTCCAAAGCTTGTGGTCACTGATTGAAAATGCATTGTACATGGACCTGGGTCATCATATTTGACCTTTACATTGACTAAGTCTCCAAACCACTTAAACTGCACCCATCTGAAACAACTGACAATTATATTTGACAACAGGCAGACCTGCTCCTAACTATTtctcatgtactgtatatctgttaGCAGTGTAAACCAGCCATAAAATTCATTGTAGTTTGTCCATTTACAGTCAAAAACAAGTGTCTTTTTCTCTGACAGCTCCTCTGGTTGTACCCAGTGTCAGACGTGTCCTGGAGGAACAGAAGCTCTAAAGGCTGCTGCTAAAACCTGCTCACCATGTCGGCCAGGTAAACTTAAAGCTACAGGCCTCTAACCGGTAATGTTAATGAATGCTGCAGCTCATATTAGAAAAAGAGGAAGCACCATCCAGGTGATATCTGGTTTTGGACAGGCATGCACAAGGCTCCCCATGAGACTTTGTGTCAGATCTGCGGCAGTGGCTATTTCCAGATCCACTGGGGCCAGGAAAGCTGTGACGTCTGCCCAGAGAATCACTACTGCCCTGTGAGTACTGAACCCTTTGGACGCTATGTGACACGAGATTGTGAAAATGAACCAGTTCGTGTTGGAAAAATAGGTAATACGTTTGGTGAAAGAGTATATTCTGTTTTCAGAGTCCAGATGTGAACCCCATTCAGTGTCCCAACGATGCTTTCTGTCCAGCGGGCAGCTTGGCTCCAAGCTACTGCATGGAGACTTTCTTCCGCAAATCAGGGGACACTTGTGAACTGGCCCCTGTCACTATTGCTCTGTTAGTCATCGGAGGAGGGGGTAAGTAGCAACGCTGAAACAATTccatatatgtttttttaacagagaTGAATTCAAATACAATCATGTTTTTCACTCATAGATCTTTTAACCGTGTCACAGTTTTAACTATCCAGTATGAATTTCAGATGTTTCAGAGCTTCTATAGAAATGCATCTTGCCTTTACTTAACACCATGTTAAAGACACTTATGCTTTTCCAACTGATTGCCTTTAAATTTAACCAGCTTCAAGCTGCAATGTCCCACATTCCTATAATCTGATTACACGCAAAACAATTTCTTTAAAGTAAGTATTAATAACTAGTATTTGACACAGTAACGGTTCATAGCTCCTTTTGGATAACATTAGGCATGCCTATTTTCTATAGTTCAATGAAACAGAGCTTGTATGAAGTGGAACTTTCCACTCTTGACTTAGAATTGGTGCATTGAAACTATGTAAATGCAAATTAACCTTGCTTATCCAAATGTATTTATGAATAtgattatattattgtaaataaacAGGTCTACTGAGCAGggatttgttttttcctctcgACAATATGATAGATTTCTGACTGCACGTTTCATATTTTAACTACAAATTTATGTCCATAATTGAAGTTTAGATTCTTCTGAGGGACGTGTCGTCCCCCCAATGAACCTTTTGGTCATTTGGTCTCATGCAAAGAGTCACGCTATTCTTTTTGCACactggaaatgttttattatagaTTATTGTTCTGCTTTTGCACAGAGTCCACATGATGCACAAACAGGAcataatgaaacaaaataagaGTCATCCTTGTGTATCAGTGCACTCTTTGTCAATGTGTAATAAGCCCTACAACAGATCCTCTCTCTTTTGCAGTGGCCTTACTCTTCATCATTTTAATGGTACTACGTCAACGGAGGGACGCTGACGGAGAGCTGACTATGGCTCGAGCTCCGTTATTACGCAAAGAACGACCTCAAGGTCGATACTACGGGATACCCTGCGATGCAGAACCTGTATATGCTGGCTGGTGAACAAAAGGACCTCAGCCAAGCTTTCCTAAGTGCTCAGATGGACAAAACCAactaaagtcttttttttccacatgcGTCTCAACTGAAGACAAAAGAACTGATAGAGGAAGACTGATGGTAAAATCCTGGACCGCCATATTTTTGGTAAATGGTGCCTTGAGAGCACTTTGACAATCCACCAGCTTTTCCATGTGACACATTTGAATATAATATTAAGAGACAGAAGTTGGCTCTTTTGTGAATTCTTGTAGTTTGACACTTTTACAGTCGTTCTACTCAGAGATAAACTTTCCTCTTCTAAACTAGGTTACTGGATTATGAGAGGTATGCTGGAGCACTGAAAACGAGATGCGTGCCTCAGCTCGGTGGGAAACTCTCTCTCTTGTGAAAAGCACTTTTTTTACCAAGGTAATTGATTTACATTGCACTCATGTGTTAGCAGACCTATGGGTGCCTCCATTAACTCGTGTAGTTCCTTGTCAACTGTGGGTTGTGCCTggtggttttttttaatgcatttgaTTACAATACAATGTGTTGTCTGTAGTTTGATTGATACCTTGGCTTAATGTTTTTCACCTGCtttttttaagattatatttgtatgttttaaaggaaaataaatgataatgagtGACTTGAGCCTGATTTCTAACTCATTTAACTTGTAGCCTCTTACAGACTCAATAATCAATTCAATAGTTTTCTCTCAACTGCCTCAAATTAATAGGCATTTCAAATTTGTGGGCCAGACCTTGACGTGTGGTTTTATTTAAGTAGAAGCACTATGTATAGACTGTGTGCCCATATTAGTGTAATGGTAATAACAGCTTCTCTGGCCACAAGTAATAAATCACTGCCTATATTTTAAGTCCAGGCTGTGCTGTAATGTTCCACACAGCTCGACATCTTTGACCTCTTAAGAAGCTTTACGGATCACTTCTCTCCTCGCTGCTGAAGATTTTTGTCATAATGCAGTGAAAGCTGTATGataatttaaaacaacattgttCTTTTCAGTTGAAGGACACAAATGTGCCGTGAAAACAGCCATGTTGGCTGTGCACTGTTTGTCCCAACAcagcttttgtgtgtttttgtaagtgGACCTGATATTGTCAGTCTTGTACTTCACTGTCTACCTACTTTTAATGCAATTGATCAGGTATTTATATAGTATTAATATTGGTTCTGGCACAAGGAGAAGTAACGGTTTAACAAGCTCTTACAGTGTAGCAGGTTACATCCAACAGTATTAATTATACTGTTAGGCAAATTCCACTAACAtggaataaaaatgttaaatcttcACCAAATTATTTTGTATGAATGATCTGTTTACAACGATTCATTGAAAGCAATAACCAGGAATGAATATTGGTGAGGAGTATtgctttctgtattttttactattttctgtcatgttttgtgTCACTTTGGTATAAGATATAAATTATTGTGagacatatttttaaaactaGTCTGATAATTAAGTCCCCTGCTTGTAGGAGGCTGTGATGAAGCTGTGACATCTGACTGttattgtcaaaaaaataaaaaataaagaggtTTACTGCACACTGCAGACCTTTTTTTACAGTAGACCTTTTGATATGACACAGCAGGataagcacaggtgtaattaacaATAGTAATTATAATTGCATTACAGTGTCCCAGATCAAAAGCCCTGATATAGTGCATGGCTGCTTTACTAATGTTATTAGTTGCACCTGTGcatttcctgctatgacaagtgaAAATATCAGGCACGTGTAGGTCTGTTCATTGTAAGCAGTGAAGTTTACAAGactaaagaaaagagagagtcaGTCTAACAAGGCTGCAGTTAGGTCACACAGTGCTGAACAATTCTTTCCACATTATATGCAAACATCCAACGGGAGACTGTGACAAATGGCAGATCTCAGGATCAGTTAAACACGCTTACAGAGTTTGATGACCATGGAGTAGAGAGACACAGATACGGCTGAAAGTTGCATACAAGAATGTGAGCTTGAAAGTCACATCatgcacagaaacagaaagtagACACTGGAGTATGTAACAGAATTTCCGATGGCTGAAATGTGCCTCCGAAATGATTTTAGGATTGTCTGtgtcaatatatttattttttatttcattaccaCATTGCAGTGGTAGAAAAGTTACTTAGATACTTCAGTAAAAATACTAATActccattataagtaaaagccctgcattttaatttttacataaGTTAAAGTATATTAAGTATTTGTAGCAACATATAGGCCTACTTAAAGTCTAAAAGTAACGGTATGCTACTGATTATCCATAATGGCCAGTTTCAAAATGTCATATTACTGCATATATTTTATAggtggattattattattcatgaatTTTGTAAGAAGTTATCATTACTTCTTACAAAAAGTTAtacattacaaaaaacatttaaatattgtagCTGTATGGCAGAGCTGATTTGAGCTGTTTTATATGCTATGGGATTGTTTAACCAAGGCCTATACAAATGCATCATATTcttattttgtatgaaaattTAGATGGCAACTAGCCAAAAAGTATAGtatctccctctgaaatgtggttgAGTAGCCTACGTGTATAAAGTGATATTAAAATAGTCATGTAGATTGTAGGCCTGCTTTAGTAGTAGCAGTGACAATAACTTTTATTTGTGATAAACAATGAGTAAAATTGGTAGATATTTTAGGGATACGCACTTAAAACTATAGTCAGAAgcacaaatgaacactgaaatagatttttattgctgtaatcattcctcctgttcatactgaccattagagatcccataatgcacttacaatgtaagtgatgggggacaaaatccacagtcctccctctttgcaaaaaatgtatttaaaagtttatctgaagctaatatgaagctctaaattagtcaaatcaagtagatttctttcaacattacagtatttttagagccaaagttcctctttttcttaCTGTACTTCCACCCATAGCTTCCACCGCAGTTCAACAGGGAatcactgtctgaggaaacacaaagagggaatttgatgctaaaaagactgtaaatgtggcagatatccacttgatatgactaactcagactgctaaagcctcatataaggttcagatgaacttttaaatacatttttgtggaCACActagattttgtccccatcacttacattgaaagcacattttaagGGGGTCTTTtaacagtcagtatgaacaggaggaacgattacagcgaggaaaataTCTTTTAGTGTgtatatggacacctgactgttgttgtaGGACAGACCTGACACATTGTGAACCAGTCCCTTAACAGTAGCTAGGCGGCGGTAATGCACTGTGCAGCACTTACGTTTGACGCCGcaaaacatgagatttgtcCCAACCAGGACCCTGTAGTCACACCGACATTGAGGAAGAAACATGGCGGCGGCTCTGGCGAGGACAGTGTCCGGTGTGTATCTACAATTTGACATTCATacttttccatttccatttcattATCCACGTCGTAATATACTGAATTGTCGACATATCatatattcttatttattttcttgttagCAGCACGTGAGGCTTCAGTAGGTGTGATTTTCTCTTTCTGGgttgtcatgttttcatgttgtccTTGTGTCGTACAGGGCTGCTGAGGCCGCTGTCTGTCTCAATATGCGCCAGGACACCAAAGATGTGTCAGTTCTCCAGCTTCATCCAGCCTCAGCCTCTCTACAGCTCTGCCGCAGCCGCTGTCCGCGCTCCTCTGCGTGCTGCAGTGTGTCAGGCACCCCGGTTTAGCATCCTGCAACGGTACAGACCGGGGGGGCACTTCACACTTCTGTCAAGTCAATATGATATTATAATATGATATTATAACCACCTGATAGTAAGCTGGTCCCTATACAAGCCCATAGTACAAAGGTGTTAGCAgttaaatatcaaaaaaacCGGCGCTTCCGATTCAGGACTAAGGGCCAGTGTGCAAGATTTAGGGGGGGTCTGTTGGCAGAATATGTTGTCATTAGTGTATACTCACCTGAAagtaagaatcgttgtgtttttattaggttagaatgagccctttatatttGCATAGGGaacaggtcctcttccacggagtccaccatgtttctacagtagtccAGAACTGACAAagcaaacactggctctagagaggacctttcatgTTTCCCATGTGAtttgcagccaccgtaggttctcctacacgcttgaaAGGGACGGGTTGAGGGGCGGGGGTATTCAGTaggttgcaatctgcagcctcactgccagatgccactaaatccagcacactgcacctttatgGGGGtaaaaggaccagtgtgttgGATTTAGTCAACCACCTGAATTCCCGCTCCCCTTCCAAGTATAGGAGAACAGAAGTTGGCcatgaaactcatgaaaaatgtgaaaggctgtctctagagccagtgtttggtttgtccttcCTTTGTCCCagaagctaacttcagcgtTGTTGTCCAGTTTGAGGGTAAATGGCTGCAAGAGGACAACCACAATTTTCATGTCAGATTAAAACTTCATATCAGATAAACACTTGAAGCTCTAAAATTATGCTGGAATGTCATGAATAATTAATTAGATTGTGATAATTAAGATCTGGACATTTTAATATTCCTCCAACTGGCAAAAAAAATCAGAGCAGAGTTTTATCACTTGTAATAAGGGTTGAGAGGCATTAGTGTTAGGGAAAGAAAAATAGGATGGAGTTGGAACTTAAGTGATTCTGTCAGGActacagctgaaatgattagctgactgacaggaaattaatcagcagcaaATTTGACAATCAATTGTTCATTAGAGGCATTTTATGTGAAAATGGCACAAaaatggttccagcttctcagtttTTTTAGGTGATCTTAGTCTTGTAcaatagtaaattgaatatctttgggttagtaacaggcattttttactattttctgatattttatagacagaaCAAAtagattcattttaaaaattgacTGTAGatttataaataatgaaaataatcatcagttgtgGCCCTAGTAAGAACATaacttaaaatgatttttaaaaaaagggagagaagggGGCAAGATTAAGAACACTGGGGATgatatgcttgttgaacagagGATTTCTCTCTTAATACCAGCTCAGCTCTTTAAGGGGATAGAAAGTAACAAGAAAGCTATCAGGGAGGCAAATTTTGGCAGCCGGGAATGTTGTAGgattataaaatgataattagCATGTCCGCTCAATCAATACTTGTTCtttaaaactatttaacatTTGATGAACATCAGATGAGGATTATACCATGGGCCGTTTTGATGAGATGTGGCCCCTTAGAAACCAAATGGGAAGATTTTTTTGTACAAACAGTTGTCTGTAGATGGGAAACAACAGGAGAGATCACTAGCTAATAATTTAACCTGGTGACCTTTTGTACCCCTGCCAAGTGCTTCTGGCAGACCTCTGGGTTCAGGATCCAGTAATGTAGGTTTAGGATTGCTGCTAGAATAAAGCTCAGGATTACAGTTAATCATTTTATTGAACTCTAGGaacaaattattttacatatattataaatcATGTTGCTTTTGTGATTGAAATTCATTTAAGTGTTGATCAACCCAAATTAAAGatagttttacttttatttgatCAGGTTGAGATGTCTACTGCCGCACCAGTAAACACAAACGTGAAAggaattttgtttgtgctgctcGCAGCATTGAACAATAGACATTTCGAAAAGTTCAACAGCAACATAATTTAAGAGTCAGTGTCGCTTGTTATTCTGGATAATCAACACGCCTCGCTGTAAACTGTTTTGTCAGGTACCATGTTCTCAgaagaaagtagttccaatgaaaactgtttgcAGCAAAATCTGTGGATCTTCCTGAGTAACCTGAACATTGTTTCTGGGAAAATATGTTGCCACAATTAATTGCTCTGAGCACCAGAAATTACATCTTGGCCTCTCAGAAACAGATATGTCATAACCTggcaaaataaaaccaaaactatatACAGGCTACCTACCACCAGAGGAAAGTGAGGAAATGCTTTTTTGTTACGACTGACACTAAGTGACACTTTCAATTAAACATTCTTTAAATAAGAGTTGTGCCTTTTCTGACTctgcttctttgtgtttttgcagtgtGTCAGCTCTTGCTCCATCTCTGACTCTGCAGCCCAGCAGAAGTCTGACGTACTACAGTCTGAAGAAGGGAAAGAGGAAGAGCGTGAAATCTGTGACAGAAAGGTTCATGAGGCTGCACTGTGGCCTTTGGATTAGACGCAAGGTACAGATATTTCACTGTTGACTGCCAAAAATCAATAGGTTGTTTTCTCAAAGggcgggttcacaatttttcacatctgtcttaaaacaacaggtgcccaaattaacattgaaacaggtttttcttgctataattaTTCCTTCTGTttatactgaccatcagaagatcctcTCATAATGCAcatacagtgtaagtgatggaggccaaaatcctcATTCTGtggaaaaatgcatttaaacgtttatctgaagctaatatgaagcttcagtcgtccaaattagtcgaatcaagtagatatcttccaTCTCTCTTCTATCTTTCTATCCTTTAACACCTTAAAATCACAGTGTTGCTAGTCTAACttaaaacatcctttttttcccccctttttaaCAGGCTGGATACAAGAAGAAACTGTGGAAGAAGAAACCTGCCAGACGAAAGCGCCTGAGGGAGCATGTCTTCTGTaacaaaacacagagcagacTTTTGGATAAAATGACAACATCTTTTTGGAAAAGGAGGAACTGGTATGCAAATGATCCATACCTGAAGTACCATGACCGGGTCAACCTTAAAGTGTAATGTGACGATTTGTGCGATGGCATCTTGTTTTCTGGTTGAATATAATGTAATGATGTAATATACATAATAAAGTCCTGTCTAAAAGGATTTCTGCttataaatgttctttttaagaaaaaaaga
This window harbors:
- the mrpl35 gene encoding 39S ribosomal protein L35, mitochondrial; translated protein: MAAALARTVSGLLRPLSVSICARTPKMCQFSSFIQPQPLYSSAAAAVRAPLRAAVCQAPRFSILQRVSALAPSLTLQPSRSLTYYSLKKGKRKSVKSVTERFMRLHCGLWIRRKAGYKKKLWKKKPARRKRLREHVFCNKTQSRLLDKMTTSFWKRRNWYANDPYLKYHDRVNLKV
- the si:dkey-21a6.5 gene encoding signal peptide, CUB and EGF-like domain-containing protein 2 translates to MDCRGVLPAIAAACFLGMVVSQTTLTPAVVNTTLIENVTGLTVTPVILSSTTPGCFAFNTSTCEPCAPGSQYDNNTLLCVCCPDPGLCLFPGACLPCNKGFYQSMAGQQQCLPCDRGFYTNFTGSPLCHPCPPGSFSNNTGGESCTSCSPGFFSSEQSSTSCAPCTQGSFCNSSGCTQCQTCPGGTEALKAAAKTCSPCRPGMHKAPHETLCQICGSGYFQIHWGQESCDVCPENHYCPSPDVNPIQCPNDAFCPAGSLAPSYCMETFFRKSGDTCELAPVTIALLVIGGGVALLFIILMVLRQRRDADGELTMARAPLLRKERPQGRYYGIPCDAEPVYAGW